One Mixta gaviniae genomic window carries:
- the rbsK gene encoding ribokinase — protein MTQSAKLAVLGSINADHILNLTQFPRPGETVIGKQYQVAFGGKGANQAVAAGRSGAQIAFIACVGADDIGERIRQQLAADRIDVSPVSVIDGATTGVALIFVNGEGENTIGIHAGANAALTPDVVTRHQQTIAEASALLMQLESPLESVLAAAKIARQHQTRVILNPAPAAPLSDELLALVDMITPNETEAEMLTGIAVKSDEDAARAAAALHEKGIAQVLITLGSRGVWLSENGSGQRIPGFRVQAVDTIAAGDTFNGALVTALLEQRTMPEAVRFAHAAAAIAVTRPGAQPSVPWREETDRFLQQQG, from the coding sequence ATGACGCAATCCGCTAAACTCGCTGTACTTGGCAGCATCAATGCCGATCATATTTTAAATCTGACGCAGTTCCCGCGCCCCGGCGAAACGGTGATCGGGAAGCAGTATCAGGTCGCTTTCGGCGGCAAAGGAGCGAACCAGGCGGTCGCCGCCGGACGCAGCGGCGCGCAGATCGCCTTTATCGCCTGCGTCGGCGCGGATGATATCGGCGAACGCATTCGCCAGCAGCTGGCCGCCGACCGCATCGACGTCTCTCCCGTCTCCGTCATTGATGGCGCCACCACCGGCGTGGCGTTGATCTTCGTTAACGGCGAAGGCGAGAACACCATCGGCATTCACGCCGGCGCCAACGCGGCGCTGACGCCGGATGTGGTAACGCGGCATCAGCAGACCATTGCGGAGGCCTCTGCGCTGCTGATGCAGCTGGAATCGCCGCTGGAAAGCGTGCTGGCGGCGGCGAAAATCGCCCGTCAGCATCAGACTCGCGTCATCCTTAACCCGGCGCCCGCCGCGCCGCTCTCCGATGAGCTGCTGGCGCTGGTGGATATGATCACCCCCAATGAAACCGAAGCGGAAATGCTGACCGGCATCGCGGTAAAAAGCGATGAGGATGCGGCGCGGGCGGCGGCGGCGCTGCATGAAAAGGGCATTGCGCAGGTGCTAATCACCCTCGGCAGCCGCGGCGTCTGGCTGAGCGAAAACGGCAGCGGCCAACGTATTCCCGGCTTTCGCGTACAGGCGGTGGATACCATCGCGGCGGGCGACACCTTTAACGGCGCGTTGGTGACCGCACTGCTGGAGCAGCGGACGATGCCGGAGGCGGTGCGTTTCGCCCATGCGGCGGCGGCGATCGCTGTGACGCGCCCCGGCGCGCAGCCATCGGTGCCGTGGCGGGAAGAGACAGACCGCTTCTTACAGCAGCAGGGGTAA
- the mdtD gene encoding multidrug transporter subunit MdtD, with product MIKSARSMAGLPWIAAMAFFMQSLDATILNTALPAIADSLQRSPLAMQSAVISYTLTVAMLIPVSGWLADRYGTRKIFIIAVSLFTLGSLACALSGSLTVLVISRIVQGIGGAMMMPVARLALLRAYPRSELLPVLNFVTLPGLVGPVVGPMLGGVLVTYATWHWIFLINIPIGILGIVYARKYMPDFTTPRRRFDVLGFILFGFGLVLLSSGIELFGERIVSSALAAAVLLGGVLLLLLYIMHARRHPSPLIGLPMFKTRTFSIGILGNIASRLGTGCVPFLMPLMLQVGFGYSAIIAGCMMAPTAIGSMLAKSTVTSVLRRLGYRTTLVAITVIIGMFIASFSMQSPGMPIAVLLLPLFLLGMAMSTQFTAMNTITLADLTDENASGGNSMLAVTQQLSISFGVAVSAAVLRFYENFGGTTVEQFHATFLTMGIVTVLSALVFMLLKPGDGRHLISDREKRRKKV from the coding sequence ATGATCAAATCTGCGCGCAGTATGGCCGGTCTGCCCTGGATTGCTGCGATGGCTTTTTTTATGCAGTCGCTCGACGCGACGATATTGAACACCGCCCTTCCCGCTATCGCCGATAGCCTGCAGCGCTCTCCGCTGGCAATGCAGTCTGCGGTTATCAGTTATACCCTGACGGTGGCGATGCTGATTCCGGTCAGCGGCTGGCTGGCCGACCGCTACGGTACGCGCAAAATCTTTATCATCGCCGTTTCCCTCTTTACCTTAGGCTCATTAGCTTGCGCGCTCTCCGGCTCGCTAACGGTGCTGGTGATCTCACGTATTGTGCAGGGTATTGGCGGCGCGATGATGATGCCGGTCGCGCGTCTGGCGTTATTGCGCGCCTACCCGCGCAGCGAACTGCTGCCGGTATTAAACTTCGTAACGTTGCCGGGGCTGGTAGGGCCGGTGGTGGGTCCGATGCTGGGCGGCGTGCTGGTCACCTACGCCACGTGGCACTGGATATTCCTGATCAACATTCCCATCGGCATTCTCGGCATTGTCTATGCGCGCAAATATATGCCGGACTTCACCACCCCGCGTCGCCGCTTCGATGTATTGGGCTTCATCCTTTTCGGGTTTGGCCTGGTGCTGCTCTCCAGCGGCATTGAGCTGTTCGGAGAACGAATCGTCTCCAGCGCGCTTGCCGCCGCAGTGCTGCTGGGCGGGGTTCTGCTACTGCTGCTTTATATTATGCATGCGCGCCGCCACCCCTCGCCGCTGATCGGCCTGCCGATGTTTAAAACGCGCACCTTCTCGATTGGCATTCTGGGGAATATCGCCTCACGGCTTGGCACCGGCTGCGTGCCTTTTCTGATGCCGCTGATGCTGCAGGTCGGGTTTGGTTATTCGGCGATTATCGCCGGCTGCATGATGGCGCCGACCGCGATTGGCTCGATGCTGGCGAAGTCCACTGTCACCAGCGTGCTGCGCAGGCTGGGCTATCGCACCACGCTGGTCGCGATTACGGTGATTATCGGCATGTTCATCGCCAGCTTCTCTATGCAGTCGCCGGGCATGCCTATCGCCGTTCTGCTGCTGCCGCTGTTCTTGCTGGGCATGGCGATGTCAACGCAGTTTACCGCGATGAACACCATCACGCTGGCAGACCTGACCGATGAGAACGCCAGCGGCGGCAACAGTATGCTGGCAGTAACGCAGCAGCTATCGATTAGCTTTGGCGTGGCGGTCAGCGCCGCCGTGCTGCGCTTTTATGAAAACTTCGGCGGCACGACGGTAGAGCAGTTCCACGCCACCTTCCTGACGATGGGCATAGTGACCGTCCTGTCAGCGCTGGTCTTTATGCTGCTGAAGCCGGGCGACGGCCGTCATTTGATCAGCGACCGTGAAAAGCGGCGTAAAAAGGTTTAA
- the rbsB gene encoding ribose ABC transporter substrate-binding protein RbsB produces the protein MKMNKLTALAVLLGATLSANALAKETIALVVSTLNNPFFVSLKEGAQKEADKLGYNLVVLDSQNNPAKELANVQDLTVRGTKLLLINPTDSDAVGNAVKMANQANISVITLDRVASQGKVISHVASDNRFGGKMAGDFIAKKVGESAKIIELQGIAGTSAARERGEGFKQAADAHKFQILASQPADFDRTKGLNVMQNLLTAHPDVQAVFAQNDEMALGALRALQTAGKSDVVVVGFDGTADGVKAVEGGKLAATVAQMPEKIGQVGVQIADKALKGEKVQAINPVDLKLVTQ, from the coding sequence ATGAAGATGAACAAACTGACTGCACTGGCGGTACTGCTCGGCGCCACCCTCAGCGCCAACGCGCTGGCGAAAGAGACCATCGCGCTGGTGGTCTCTACCCTCAATAACCCGTTCTTCGTGTCGCTGAAAGAGGGCGCGCAGAAAGAGGCAGATAAGCTCGGCTATAACCTGGTGGTGCTGGATTCGCAGAACAACCCGGCGAAAGAGCTGGCGAACGTACAGGATCTGACCGTTCGCGGCACCAAACTGCTGCTGATCAACCCGACCGACTCTGATGCGGTCGGCAATGCGGTTAAAATGGCCAACCAGGCCAATATCTCGGTGATCACGCTGGACCGCGTAGCGTCGCAGGGCAAGGTGATCAGCCACGTGGCGTCAGATAACCGCTTCGGCGGCAAAATGGCGGGTGACTTTATCGCTAAAAAAGTGGGCGAAAGCGCAAAAATCATCGAATTACAAGGCATTGCCGGCACCTCTGCGGCGCGTGAGCGCGGCGAGGGCTTCAAACAGGCTGCCGATGCGCATAAATTCCAGATTCTGGCCAGCCAGCCTGCTGATTTCGATCGCACCAAGGGGCTGAACGTGATGCAGAACCTGCTGACCGCGCATCCGGATGTGCAGGCGGTGTTCGCGCAAAACGATGAAATGGCGTTAGGCGCGTTACGCGCATTGCAAACTGCCGGCAAATCTGATGTGGTTGTCGTGGGCTTCGACGGCACCGCTGATGGGGTTAAAGCCGTTGAAGGCGGCAAACTGGCCGCGACCGTGGCGCAGATGCCGGAAAAAATTGGCCAGGTAGGCGTACAAATCGCGGATAAAGCGTTAAAAGGCGAGAAAGTACAGGCTATCAATCCGGTTGATCTGAAGCTGGTCACCCAATAA
- the rbsC gene encoding ribose ABC transporter permease gives MSTQTLPARRRWFSKAWLMEQKSLIALIVLIAVVASQSPNFFTVNNLFNILQQTSVNAIMAVGMTLVILTAGIDLSVGSLLALTGAVAASIVGLEVNALLAVAAALGLGAFIGAITGTIVAKGKVQAFIATLVMMLLLRGVTMVYTDGSPVNTGFNDNADLFGWFGIGRPLGIPTPVWLMAVVFLAAWYMLHHTRLGRYIYALGGNEAATRLSGINVSRVKIIVYALSGMLAALAGTIEVARLSSAQPTAGTGYELDAIAAVVLGGTSLAGGKGRIMGTLIGALILGFLNNGLNLLGVSSYYQMIVKAVVILLAVLVDNKSSK, from the coding sequence ATGAGTACGCAAACCTTACCAGCCCGTCGTCGCTGGTTCAGCAAAGCCTGGCTGATGGAGCAGAAATCGCTGATTGCCCTGATTGTGCTGATTGCGGTGGTGGCCAGCCAGAGCCCGAACTTTTTTACCGTCAATAACCTGTTCAATATCCTGCAACAGACCTCGGTGAACGCCATTATGGCGGTCGGCATGACGCTGGTTATCCTCACCGCCGGTATCGACCTGTCGGTGGGATCGCTGTTGGCGCTGACCGGCGCGGTAGCGGCCTCGATCGTCGGCCTGGAGGTGAATGCGCTGCTGGCCGTGGCCGCCGCGCTGGGGTTAGGCGCATTTATCGGCGCCATTACCGGCACTATTGTCGCGAAAGGCAAGGTGCAGGCGTTTATCGCCACGCTGGTAATGATGCTGCTGCTGCGCGGTGTCACCATGGTCTATACCGATGGCAGTCCGGTGAATACCGGCTTTAACGACAACGCCGATCTCTTTGGCTGGTTCGGCATCGGCCGTCCGCTGGGCATTCCGACGCCGGTATGGCTGATGGCGGTGGTGTTCCTCGCGGCCTGGTACATGCTGCATCACACCCGCCTCGGCCGCTATATCTATGCGTTGGGCGGCAACGAGGCGGCGACCCGCCTGTCGGGCATTAACGTCAGCCGGGTAAAGATCATCGTCTATGCGCTGAGCGGCATGCTGGCAGCGCTGGCGGGTACCATTGAAGTGGCGCGCCTTTCATCGGCGCAGCCGACCGCCGGTACCGGCTATGAGCTGGACGCCATTGCGGCGGTGGTGCTGGGCGGCACCAGCCTGGCGGGCGGCAAGGGCCGCATCATGGGCACGCTGATCGGCGCGCTGATCCTGGGCTTTCTGAACAACGGGCTGAACCTGTTGGGCGTCTCTTCCTACTATCAGATGATCGTCAAAGCGGTGGTGATTTTGCTGGCGGTCCTGGTGGATAACAAAAGCAGTAAATAG